The Cellulomonas oligotrophica sequence GGTCTCACGCGGACGTGCTCGCCGCGCCGGTGGCGGTCCCGGCGGACGGCGCGGGGGTCTCGGGCGCGGCGTGCGTGCCGTGCTCGGGCCGGCGCGACAGGACGCCCGGCCACCAGGTGCGCCGACCCAGGTCGTGGACGAGCCCGGGCACCAGGAGCGAGCGGACGACGAAGGTGTCGAGGAGCACGCCGAACGCGACGATGAACGCGAGCTGGGCGAGGAACAGCAGCGGGATGACCGCGAGGGCGGCGAACGTGGTGGCGAGCACCAGCCCGGCGGAGGTGATGACCCCGCCGGTGACGGCGAGGCCGCGGACGACCCCGGCGCGGGTCCCGACGTGGAACGACTCCTCGCGCACCCGGGTCATGAGGAAGATCGAGTAGTCGACGCCGAGGGCGACGAGGAACACGAACCCGTACAGCGGGACGACGGGGTCGGCGTCGGGCAGGTCGAGGACGTGGTCGAACACGAGCGCGGAGATGCCGATCGCGGCGGCGAACGAGAGCACGTTGGCGCCCATGAGCAGCAGACCCGCGGCCACGGAGCGAAGGAGCACGATGAGGATGAGCAGGATGACCAGCAGGACGACGGGGACGATGACGCGCAGGTCGCGCACGCTGGCGTCCTGCGTGTCGAGGGTCTGCGCGGCGGGGCCGCCGACGAGGGCGTCGGGGGCGACGTCCTGCAGGGCGGTGCGCAGGTCGGCGACCGTGTCGACCGACTCCTGGCTGTCGGACGCGGCGTCGGTGACGACGTCGATGCGCACGCTGCCGTCGACGACGACGGGCTCGGCCTGGTCGGCGCCGGGGACGCCGGCGGGGACGCCGGTGTAGGGCGCGGCGGACGAGACGCCGGGCACGTCCTGCGCGGCGGCCACGACGTCGGCGGCGAGGTCCTCGTCGACGAAGACGGTGGCGGGCTGGACTGCTCCGGCCGGGAAGTGGGCGGCGAGCACCTCCTCGCCGGCGACGGAGTCGACGTCGGTGAGGAAGACGTCGGTCTGGCTGGTGCCGCCGGCGCGGAACGTCGGGGCGAACGCGGCGGCGGCGACGAGCACGAGCGCGGTGACGACCCAGACGGGGCGGGCGCGGCGGGCGACGAACCGGGCCCAGCGGGCCCACAGCCCGGTGGCCTCGGCGGGGTCCGCGGCGACGGCCGAGGCGTGGGCGCCGTGCGTGGCGGGCGCGGCGGCGTCGACCACCAGGCGTGGTGCACGCG is a genomic window containing:
- a CDS encoding MMPL family transporter produces the protein MLRNSWVRALAVAAVLVVWLGLGGVGGMAQGRLSQVQTNDVAAFLPSSAESTLASELDADFTDAQTLPALVVLTPADGGDVTPEQTADVAALAAAFVDRPGPGGEGTWADDLDGDLAVIPSEDGQALLVTVPLDATAAERLVEEERVSTLLVEDLRAALDEDLGATATTAGEAGLNAWVTGAAGFIADLGTAFAGIDGLLLLVALGAVLLILVAVYRSPFLPFVVILTAVFALSLAGLVVYQLADAGVLVLNGQSQGILSILVVGAAVDYSLLLVARYREELRHAEHPWTAMQRAWRRSLEPVLASAGTVVAGLLCLLLSQLGSNRSLGPVAAIGIVAALLAALTLLPAILLVAGRRSRVLFWPRAPRLVVDAAAPATHGAHASAVAADPAEATGLWARWARFVARRARPVWVVTALVLVAAAAFAPTFRAGGTSQTDVFLTDVDSVAGEEVLAAHFPAGAVQPATVFVDEDLAADVVAAAQDVPGVSSAAPYTGVPAGVPGADQAEPVVVDGSVRIDVVTDAASDSQESVDTVADLRTALQDVAPDALVGGPAAQTLDTQDASVRDLRVIVPVVLLVILLILIVLLRSVAAGLLLMGANVLSFAAAIGISALVFDHVLDLPDADPVVPLYGFVFLVALGVDYSIFLMTRVREESFHVGTRAGVVRGLAVTGGVITSAGLVLATTFAALAVIPLLFLAQLAFIVAFGVLLDTFVVRSLLVPGLVHDLGRRTWWPGVLSRRPEHGTHAAPETPAPSAGTATGAASTSA